The Ovis aries strain OAR_USU_Benz2616 breed Rambouillet chromosome 11, ARS-UI_Ramb_v3.0, whole genome shotgun sequence genome window below encodes:
- the DLG4 gene encoding disks large homolog 4 isoform X1 produces MDCLCIVTTKKYRYQDEDTPPLEHSPAHLPNQVNAPELVHVAERNLSHLEAVQGVVGHAHFSPLKVGDSGGPLPSAALGASELQLPQGPANSPPVIVNTDTLEAPGYELQVNGTEGEMEYEEITLERGNSGLGFSIAGGTDNPHIGDDPSIFITKIIPGGAAAQDGRLRVNDSILFVNEVDVREVTHSAAVEALKEAGSIVRLYVMRRKPPAEKLMEIKLIKGPKGLGFSIAGGVGNQHIPGDNSIYVTKIIEGGAAHKDGRLQIGDKILAVNSVGLEDVMHEDAVAALKNTYDVVYLKVAKPSNAYLSDSYAPPDITTSYSQHLDNEISHSSYLGTDYPTAMTPTSPRRYSPVAKDLLGEEDVPREPRRIVIHRGSTGLGFNIVGGEDGEGIFISFILAGGPADLSGELRKGDQILSVNGVDLRNASHEQAAIALKNAGQTVTIIAQYKPEEYSRFEAKIHDLREQLMNSSLGSGTASLRSNPKRGFYIRALFDYDKTKDCGFLSQALSFRFGDVLHVIDASDEEWWQARRVHSDSETDDIGFIPSKRRVERREWSRLKAKDWGSSSGSQGREDSVLSYETVTQMEVHYARPIIILGPTKDRANDDLLSEFPDKFGSCVPHTTRPKREYEIDGRDYHFVSSREKMEKDIQAHKFIEAGQYNSHLYGTSVQSVREVAEQGKHCILDVSANAVRRLQAAHLHPIAIFIRPRSLENVLEINKRITEEQARKAFDRATKLEQEFTECFSGEAAASPWPAREVPLAQIQKRGPHRVGGSEGGIPFGWVHPMAHGLEN; encoded by the exons AAATACCGCTACCAAGATGAAGACACGCCCCCTCTGGAGCACAGCCCGGCCCACCTCCCCAACCAGGTAAACGCCCCCGAGCTGGTGCACGTGGCGGAGAGGAACTTGTCCCACCTCGAGGCCGTCCAAGGGGTCGTGGGCCACGCCCACTTCTCCCCCCTCAAGGTAGGAGACTCAGGCGGCCCCCTCCCCAGTGCAGCCCTCGGAGCCTCGGAGCTACAACTACCCCAAGGCCCG GCCAATTCTCCCCCTGTGATTGTCAACACAGATACCCTAGAAGCCCCGGGATATG AGTTGCAGGTGAACGGGACAGAGGGGGAAATGGAATACGAGGAGATCACGTTGGAAAGG GGTAACTCAGGTCTGGGCTTCAGCATCGCAGGTGGCACTGATAACCCCCACATCGGCGATGACCCTTCCATCTTCATCACCAAGATCATTCCGGGTGGGGCTGCAGCCCAGGACGGCCGTCTCAG GGTCAACGATAGCATCTTGTTTGTCAATGAAGTGGACGTGCGGGAGGTGACCCACTCAGCGGCGGTGGAGGCCCTCAAAGAGGCAGGCTCTATCGTCCGCCTCTACGTCATGCGCCGGAAGCCCCCAGCTGAGAAGCTCATGGAGATCAAGCTCATCAAGGGGCCTAAAG GTCTTGGCTTCAGCATCGCTGGAGGTGTTGGGAACCAACATATCCCTGGAGATAACAGCATCTATGTGACCAAGATTATCGAAGGGGGTGCTGCCCACAAGGACGGGAGGTTACAGATCGGAGACAAGATCCTAGCG GTCAACAGCGTGGGGCTGGAGGACGTCATGCATGAGGATGCCGTGGCAGCCCTGAAGAACACGTACGATGTGGTCTACCTAAAGGTGGCCAAGCCCAGCAATGCCTACCTGAGTGACAGCTATGCTCCCCCAGACATCACAACCT CTTATTCCCAGCACCTGGACAATGAGATCAGTCACAGCAGCTACCTGGGCACTGACTACCCCACCGCCATGACCCCCACCTCCCCTCGGCGCTACTCCCCCGTGGCCAAGGACCTGCTTGGGGAGGAGGACGTCCCCCGAGAACCGAGGCGGATTGTGATCCACCGGGGCTCCACGGGCCTGGGCTTCAACATCGTGGGTGGCGAGGATGGTGAAGGCATCTTCATCTCCTTCATCCTGGCTGGCGGCCCCGCGGACCTCAGTGGGGAGCTGCGGAAGGGGGACCAGATCCTCTCG GTCAATGGTGTTGACCTCCGCAATGCCAGCCACGAGCAGGCTGCCATTGCCCTGAAGAACGCGGGTCAGACGGTCACGATCATCGCTCAGTATAAACCCGAAG AGTACAGCCGGTTCGAGGCCAAGATCCACGACCTTCGGGAACAGCTCATGAACAGCAGCCTGGGTTCAGGGACTGCCTCCTTGCGGAGCAACCCCAAAAGGGGTTTCTATATCAG GGCCCTGTTTGACTATGACAAGACCAAGGACTGCGGCTTCCTGAGCCAGGCCCTGAGCTTCCGCTTCGGGGACGTGCTTCATGTCATTGACGCCAGCGATGAGGAGTGGTGGCAGGCAAGGCGGGTCCACTCCGACAGCGAGACTGATGACATCGGCTTTATCCCCAGCAAGCGGCG GGTTGAGCGACGGGAGTGGTCACGGTTGAAGGCCAAG GATTGGGGCTCCAGCTCTGGATCACAGG GTCGAGAAGACTCGGTCCTGAGCTACGAGACGGTGACACAGATGGAAG TGCACTATGCTCGCCCCATCATTATCCTCGGGCCCACCAAGGACCGCGCCAACGATGATCTCCTCTCCGAGTTCCCCGACAAGTTTGGATCCTGTGTTCCCC ATACGACGCGGCCCAAGCGGGAGTACGAGATAGATGGCCGGGATTACCACTTTGTGTCATCCCGGGAGAAAATGGAGAAGGACATTCAGGCCCACAAGTTCATTGAGGCCGGCCAGTACAACAGCCACCTGTATGGAACCAGCGTCCAGTCCGTGCGAGAGGTGGCAGAGCAG GGAAAGCACTGCATCCTCGATGTCTCGGCCAATGCCGTGCGGCGGCTGCAGGCGGCCCACCTGCACCCTATCGCCATCTTCATCCGCCCCCGctccctggagaatgttct AGAGATTAATAAGCGGATCACAGAGGAGCAAGCCCGCAAAGCCTTCGACAGAGCCACCAAGCTGGAGCAGGAATTCACAGAGTGCTTCTCAGGTGAGGCTGCAGCTAGCCCGTGGCCAGCACGGGAGGTGCCGTTGGCTCAGATTCAAAAGAGGGGCCCCCACAGGGTGGGTGGTTCAGAAGGAGGTATCCCCTTTGGGTGGGTGCATCCCATGGCTCATGGACTGGAGAATTAG
- the DLG4 gene encoding disks large homolog 4 isoform X5 → MDCLCIVTTKKYRYQDEDTPPLEHSPAHLPNQVNAPELVHVAERNLSHLEAVQGVVGHAHFSPLKANSPPVIVNTDTLEAPGYELQVNGTEGEMEYEEITLERGNSGLGFSIAGGTDNPHIGDDPSIFITKIIPGGAAAQDGRLRVNDSILFVNEVDVREVTHSAAVEALKEAGSIVRLYVMRRKPPAEKLMEIKLIKGPKGLGFSIAGGVGNQHIPGDNSIYVTKIIEGGAAHKDGRLQIGDKILAVNSVGLEDVMHEDAVAALKNTYDVVYLKVAKPSNAYLSDSYAPPDITTSYSQHLDNEISHSSYLGTDYPTAMTPTSPRRYSPVAKDLLGEEDVPREPRRIVIHRGSTGLGFNIVGGEDGEGIFISFILAGGPADLSGELRKGDQILSVNGVDLRNASHEQAAIALKNAGQTVTIIAQYKPEEYSRFEAKIHDLREQLMNSSLGSGTASLRSNPKRGFYIRALFDYDKTKDCGFLSQALSFRFGDVLHVIDASDEEWWQARRVHSDSETDDIGFIPSKRRVERREWSRLKAKDWGSSSGSQGREDSVLSYETVTQMEVHYARPIIILGPTKDRANDDLLSEFPDKFGSCVPHTTRPKREYEIDGRDYHFVSSREKMEKDIQAHKFIEAGQYNSHLYGTSVQSVREVAEQGKHCILDVSANAVRRLQAAHLHPIAIFIRPRSLENVLEINKRITEEQARKAFDRATKLEQEFTECFSGEAAASPWPAREVPLAQIQKRGPHRVGGSEGGIPFGWVHPMAHGLEN, encoded by the exons AAATACCGCTACCAAGATGAAGACACGCCCCCTCTGGAGCACAGCCCGGCCCACCTCCCCAACCAGGTAAACGCCCCCGAGCTGGTGCACGTGGCGGAGAGGAACTTGTCCCACCTCGAGGCCGTCCAAGGGGTCGTGGGCCACGCCCACTTCTCCCCCCTCAAG GCCAATTCTCCCCCTGTGATTGTCAACACAGATACCCTAGAAGCCCCGGGATATG AGTTGCAGGTGAACGGGACAGAGGGGGAAATGGAATACGAGGAGATCACGTTGGAAAGG GGTAACTCAGGTCTGGGCTTCAGCATCGCAGGTGGCACTGATAACCCCCACATCGGCGATGACCCTTCCATCTTCATCACCAAGATCATTCCGGGTGGGGCTGCAGCCCAGGACGGCCGTCTCAG GGTCAACGATAGCATCTTGTTTGTCAATGAAGTGGACGTGCGGGAGGTGACCCACTCAGCGGCGGTGGAGGCCCTCAAAGAGGCAGGCTCTATCGTCCGCCTCTACGTCATGCGCCGGAAGCCCCCAGCTGAGAAGCTCATGGAGATCAAGCTCATCAAGGGGCCTAAAG GTCTTGGCTTCAGCATCGCTGGAGGTGTTGGGAACCAACATATCCCTGGAGATAACAGCATCTATGTGACCAAGATTATCGAAGGGGGTGCTGCCCACAAGGACGGGAGGTTACAGATCGGAGACAAGATCCTAGCG GTCAACAGCGTGGGGCTGGAGGACGTCATGCATGAGGATGCCGTGGCAGCCCTGAAGAACACGTACGATGTGGTCTACCTAAAGGTGGCCAAGCCCAGCAATGCCTACCTGAGTGACAGCTATGCTCCCCCAGACATCACAACCT CTTATTCCCAGCACCTGGACAATGAGATCAGTCACAGCAGCTACCTGGGCACTGACTACCCCACCGCCATGACCCCCACCTCCCCTCGGCGCTACTCCCCCGTGGCCAAGGACCTGCTTGGGGAGGAGGACGTCCCCCGAGAACCGAGGCGGATTGTGATCCACCGGGGCTCCACGGGCCTGGGCTTCAACATCGTGGGTGGCGAGGATGGTGAAGGCATCTTCATCTCCTTCATCCTGGCTGGCGGCCCCGCGGACCTCAGTGGGGAGCTGCGGAAGGGGGACCAGATCCTCTCG GTCAATGGTGTTGACCTCCGCAATGCCAGCCACGAGCAGGCTGCCATTGCCCTGAAGAACGCGGGTCAGACGGTCACGATCATCGCTCAGTATAAACCCGAAG AGTACAGCCGGTTCGAGGCCAAGATCCACGACCTTCGGGAACAGCTCATGAACAGCAGCCTGGGTTCAGGGACTGCCTCCTTGCGGAGCAACCCCAAAAGGGGTTTCTATATCAG GGCCCTGTTTGACTATGACAAGACCAAGGACTGCGGCTTCCTGAGCCAGGCCCTGAGCTTCCGCTTCGGGGACGTGCTTCATGTCATTGACGCCAGCGATGAGGAGTGGTGGCAGGCAAGGCGGGTCCACTCCGACAGCGAGACTGATGACATCGGCTTTATCCCCAGCAAGCGGCG GGTTGAGCGACGGGAGTGGTCACGGTTGAAGGCCAAG GATTGGGGCTCCAGCTCTGGATCACAGG GTCGAGAAGACTCGGTCCTGAGCTACGAGACGGTGACACAGATGGAAG TGCACTATGCTCGCCCCATCATTATCCTCGGGCCCACCAAGGACCGCGCCAACGATGATCTCCTCTCCGAGTTCCCCGACAAGTTTGGATCCTGTGTTCCCC ATACGACGCGGCCCAAGCGGGAGTACGAGATAGATGGCCGGGATTACCACTTTGTGTCATCCCGGGAGAAAATGGAGAAGGACATTCAGGCCCACAAGTTCATTGAGGCCGGCCAGTACAACAGCCACCTGTATGGAACCAGCGTCCAGTCCGTGCGAGAGGTGGCAGAGCAG GGAAAGCACTGCATCCTCGATGTCTCGGCCAATGCCGTGCGGCGGCTGCAGGCGGCCCACCTGCACCCTATCGCCATCTTCATCCGCCCCCGctccctggagaatgttct AGAGATTAATAAGCGGATCACAGAGGAGCAAGCCCGCAAAGCCTTCGACAGAGCCACCAAGCTGGAGCAGGAATTCACAGAGTGCTTCTCAGGTGAGGCTGCAGCTAGCCCGTGGCCAGCACGGGAGGTGCCGTTGGCTCAGATTCAAAAGAGGGGCCCCCACAGGGTGGGTGGTTCAGAAGGAGGTATCCCCTTTGGGTGGGTGCATCCCATGGCTCATGGACTGGAGAATTAG
- the DLG4 gene encoding disks large homolog 4 isoform X7, with product MDCLCIVTTKKYRYQDEDTPPLEHSPAHLPNQDGAIQSLGKGKRSEGGRTEANSPPVIVNTDTLEAPGYELQVNGTEGEMEYEEITLERGNSGLGFSIAGGTDNPHIGDDPSIFITKIIPGGAAAQDGRLRVNDSILFVNEVDVREVTHSAAVEALKEAGSIVRLYVMRRKPPAEKLMEIKLIKGPKGLGFSIAGGVGNQHIPGDNSIYVTKIIEGGAAHKDGRLQIGDKILAVNSVGLEDVMHEDAVAALKNTYDVVYLKVAKPSNAYLSDSYAPPDITTSYSQHLDNEISHSSYLGTDYPTAMTPTSPRRYSPVAKDLLGEEDVPREPRRIVIHRGSTGLGFNIVGGEDGEGIFISFILAGGPADLSGELRKGDQILSVNGVDLRNASHEQAAIALKNAGQTVTIIAQYKPEEYSRFEAKIHDLREQLMNSSLGSGTASLRSNPKRGFYIRALFDYDKTKDCGFLSQALSFRFGDVLHVIDASDEEWWQARRVHSDSETDDIGFIPSKRRVERREWSRLKAKDWGSSSGSQGREDSVLSYETVTQMEVHYARPIIILGPTKDRANDDLLSEFPDKFGSCVPHTTRPKREYEIDGRDYHFVSSREKMEKDIQAHKFIEAGQYNSHLYGTSVQSVREVAEQGKHCILDVSANAVRRLQAAHLHPIAIFIRPRSLENVLEINKRITEEQARKAFDRATKLEQEFTECFSGEAAASPWPAREVPLAQIQKRGPHRVGGSEGGIPFGWVHPMAHGLEN from the exons AAATACCGCTACCAAGATGAAGACACGCCCCCTCTGGAGCACAGCCCGGCCCACCTCCCCAACCAG gATGGGGCCATTCAGTCcttggggaaggggaagaggagtgAAGGTGGTCGTACAGAG GCCAATTCTCCCCCTGTGATTGTCAACACAGATACCCTAGAAGCCCCGGGATATG AGTTGCAGGTGAACGGGACAGAGGGGGAAATGGAATACGAGGAGATCACGTTGGAAAGG GGTAACTCAGGTCTGGGCTTCAGCATCGCAGGTGGCACTGATAACCCCCACATCGGCGATGACCCTTCCATCTTCATCACCAAGATCATTCCGGGTGGGGCTGCAGCCCAGGACGGCCGTCTCAG GGTCAACGATAGCATCTTGTTTGTCAATGAAGTGGACGTGCGGGAGGTGACCCACTCAGCGGCGGTGGAGGCCCTCAAAGAGGCAGGCTCTATCGTCCGCCTCTACGTCATGCGCCGGAAGCCCCCAGCTGAGAAGCTCATGGAGATCAAGCTCATCAAGGGGCCTAAAG GTCTTGGCTTCAGCATCGCTGGAGGTGTTGGGAACCAACATATCCCTGGAGATAACAGCATCTATGTGACCAAGATTATCGAAGGGGGTGCTGCCCACAAGGACGGGAGGTTACAGATCGGAGACAAGATCCTAGCG GTCAACAGCGTGGGGCTGGAGGACGTCATGCATGAGGATGCCGTGGCAGCCCTGAAGAACACGTACGATGTGGTCTACCTAAAGGTGGCCAAGCCCAGCAATGCCTACCTGAGTGACAGCTATGCTCCCCCAGACATCACAACCT CTTATTCCCAGCACCTGGACAATGAGATCAGTCACAGCAGCTACCTGGGCACTGACTACCCCACCGCCATGACCCCCACCTCCCCTCGGCGCTACTCCCCCGTGGCCAAGGACCTGCTTGGGGAGGAGGACGTCCCCCGAGAACCGAGGCGGATTGTGATCCACCGGGGCTCCACGGGCCTGGGCTTCAACATCGTGGGTGGCGAGGATGGTGAAGGCATCTTCATCTCCTTCATCCTGGCTGGCGGCCCCGCGGACCTCAGTGGGGAGCTGCGGAAGGGGGACCAGATCCTCTCG GTCAATGGTGTTGACCTCCGCAATGCCAGCCACGAGCAGGCTGCCATTGCCCTGAAGAACGCGGGTCAGACGGTCACGATCATCGCTCAGTATAAACCCGAAG AGTACAGCCGGTTCGAGGCCAAGATCCACGACCTTCGGGAACAGCTCATGAACAGCAGCCTGGGTTCAGGGACTGCCTCCTTGCGGAGCAACCCCAAAAGGGGTTTCTATATCAG GGCCCTGTTTGACTATGACAAGACCAAGGACTGCGGCTTCCTGAGCCAGGCCCTGAGCTTCCGCTTCGGGGACGTGCTTCATGTCATTGACGCCAGCGATGAGGAGTGGTGGCAGGCAAGGCGGGTCCACTCCGACAGCGAGACTGATGACATCGGCTTTATCCCCAGCAAGCGGCG GGTTGAGCGACGGGAGTGGTCACGGTTGAAGGCCAAG GATTGGGGCTCCAGCTCTGGATCACAGG GTCGAGAAGACTCGGTCCTGAGCTACGAGACGGTGACACAGATGGAAG TGCACTATGCTCGCCCCATCATTATCCTCGGGCCCACCAAGGACCGCGCCAACGATGATCTCCTCTCCGAGTTCCCCGACAAGTTTGGATCCTGTGTTCCCC ATACGACGCGGCCCAAGCGGGAGTACGAGATAGATGGCCGGGATTACCACTTTGTGTCATCCCGGGAGAAAATGGAGAAGGACATTCAGGCCCACAAGTTCATTGAGGCCGGCCAGTACAACAGCCACCTGTATGGAACCAGCGTCCAGTCCGTGCGAGAGGTGGCAGAGCAG GGAAAGCACTGCATCCTCGATGTCTCGGCCAATGCCGTGCGGCGGCTGCAGGCGGCCCACCTGCACCCTATCGCCATCTTCATCCGCCCCCGctccctggagaatgttct AGAGATTAATAAGCGGATCACAGAGGAGCAAGCCCGCAAAGCCTTCGACAGAGCCACCAAGCTGGAGCAGGAATTCACAGAGTGCTTCTCAGGTGAGGCTGCAGCTAGCCCGTGGCCAGCACGGGAGGTGCCGTTGGCTCAGATTCAAAAGAGGGGCCCCCACAGGGTGGGTGGTTCAGAAGGAGGTATCCCCTTTGGGTGGGTGCATCCCATGGCTCATGGACTGGAGAATTAG
- the DLG4 gene encoding disks large homolog 4 isoform X6, with product MDCLCIVTTKKYRYQDEDTPPLEHSPAHLPNQVNAPELVHVAERNLSHLEAVQGVVGHAHFSPLKANSPPVIVNTDTLEAPGYVNGTEGEMEYEEITLERGNSGLGFSIAGGTDNPHIGDDPSIFITKIIPGGAAAQDGRLRVNDSILFVNEVDVREVTHSAAVEALKEAGSIVRLYVMRRKPPAEKLMEIKLIKGPKGLGFSIAGGVGNQHIPGDNSIYVTKIIEGGAAHKDGRLQIGDKILAVNSVGLEDVMHEDAVAALKNTYDVVYLKVAKPSNAYLSDSYAPPDITTSYSQHLDNEISHSSYLGTDYPTAMTPTSPRRYSPVAKDLLGEEDVPREPRRIVIHRGSTGLGFNIVGGEDGEGIFISFILAGGPADLSGELRKGDQILSVNGVDLRNASHEQAAIALKNAGQTVTIIAQYKPEEYSRFEAKIHDLREQLMNSSLGSGTASLRSNPKRGFYIRALFDYDKTKDCGFLSQALSFRFGDVLHVIDASDEEWWQARRVHSDSETDDIGFIPSKRRVERREWSRLKAKDWGSSSGSQGREDSVLSYETVTQMEVHYARPIIILGPTKDRANDDLLSEFPDKFGSCVPHTTRPKREYEIDGRDYHFVSSREKMEKDIQAHKFIEAGQYNSHLYGTSVQSVREVAEQGKHCILDVSANAVRRLQAAHLHPIAIFIRPRSLENVLEINKRITEEQARKAFDRATKLEQEFTECFSGEAAASPWPAREVPLAQIQKRGPHRVGGSEGGIPFGWVHPMAHGLEN from the exons AAATACCGCTACCAAGATGAAGACACGCCCCCTCTGGAGCACAGCCCGGCCCACCTCCCCAACCAGGTAAACGCCCCCGAGCTGGTGCACGTGGCGGAGAGGAACTTGTCCCACCTCGAGGCCGTCCAAGGGGTCGTGGGCCACGCCCACTTCTCCCCCCTCAAG GCCAATTCTCCCCCTGTGATTGTCAACACAGATACCCTAGAAGCCCCGGGATAT GTGAACGGGACAGAGGGGGAAATGGAATACGAGGAGATCACGTTGGAAAGG GGTAACTCAGGTCTGGGCTTCAGCATCGCAGGTGGCACTGATAACCCCCACATCGGCGATGACCCTTCCATCTTCATCACCAAGATCATTCCGGGTGGGGCTGCAGCCCAGGACGGCCGTCTCAG GGTCAACGATAGCATCTTGTTTGTCAATGAAGTGGACGTGCGGGAGGTGACCCACTCAGCGGCGGTGGAGGCCCTCAAAGAGGCAGGCTCTATCGTCCGCCTCTACGTCATGCGCCGGAAGCCCCCAGCTGAGAAGCTCATGGAGATCAAGCTCATCAAGGGGCCTAAAG GTCTTGGCTTCAGCATCGCTGGAGGTGTTGGGAACCAACATATCCCTGGAGATAACAGCATCTATGTGACCAAGATTATCGAAGGGGGTGCTGCCCACAAGGACGGGAGGTTACAGATCGGAGACAAGATCCTAGCG GTCAACAGCGTGGGGCTGGAGGACGTCATGCATGAGGATGCCGTGGCAGCCCTGAAGAACACGTACGATGTGGTCTACCTAAAGGTGGCCAAGCCCAGCAATGCCTACCTGAGTGACAGCTATGCTCCCCCAGACATCACAACCT CTTATTCCCAGCACCTGGACAATGAGATCAGTCACAGCAGCTACCTGGGCACTGACTACCCCACCGCCATGACCCCCACCTCCCCTCGGCGCTACTCCCCCGTGGCCAAGGACCTGCTTGGGGAGGAGGACGTCCCCCGAGAACCGAGGCGGATTGTGATCCACCGGGGCTCCACGGGCCTGGGCTTCAACATCGTGGGTGGCGAGGATGGTGAAGGCATCTTCATCTCCTTCATCCTGGCTGGCGGCCCCGCGGACCTCAGTGGGGAGCTGCGGAAGGGGGACCAGATCCTCTCG GTCAATGGTGTTGACCTCCGCAATGCCAGCCACGAGCAGGCTGCCATTGCCCTGAAGAACGCGGGTCAGACGGTCACGATCATCGCTCAGTATAAACCCGAAG AGTACAGCCGGTTCGAGGCCAAGATCCACGACCTTCGGGAACAGCTCATGAACAGCAGCCTGGGTTCAGGGACTGCCTCCTTGCGGAGCAACCCCAAAAGGGGTTTCTATATCAG GGCCCTGTTTGACTATGACAAGACCAAGGACTGCGGCTTCCTGAGCCAGGCCCTGAGCTTCCGCTTCGGGGACGTGCTTCATGTCATTGACGCCAGCGATGAGGAGTGGTGGCAGGCAAGGCGGGTCCACTCCGACAGCGAGACTGATGACATCGGCTTTATCCCCAGCAAGCGGCG GGTTGAGCGACGGGAGTGGTCACGGTTGAAGGCCAAG GATTGGGGCTCCAGCTCTGGATCACAGG GTCGAGAAGACTCGGTCCTGAGCTACGAGACGGTGACACAGATGGAAG TGCACTATGCTCGCCCCATCATTATCCTCGGGCCCACCAAGGACCGCGCCAACGATGATCTCCTCTCCGAGTTCCCCGACAAGTTTGGATCCTGTGTTCCCC ATACGACGCGGCCCAAGCGGGAGTACGAGATAGATGGCCGGGATTACCACTTTGTGTCATCCCGGGAGAAAATGGAGAAGGACATTCAGGCCCACAAGTTCATTGAGGCCGGCCAGTACAACAGCCACCTGTATGGAACCAGCGTCCAGTCCGTGCGAGAGGTGGCAGAGCAG GGAAAGCACTGCATCCTCGATGTCTCGGCCAATGCCGTGCGGCGGCTGCAGGCGGCCCACCTGCACCCTATCGCCATCTTCATCCGCCCCCGctccctggagaatgttct AGAGATTAATAAGCGGATCACAGAGGAGCAAGCCCGCAAAGCCTTCGACAGAGCCACCAAGCTGGAGCAGGAATTCACAGAGTGCTTCTCAGGTGAGGCTGCAGCTAGCCCGTGGCCAGCACGGGAGGTGCCGTTGGCTCAGATTCAAAAGAGGGGCCCCCACAGGGTGGGTGGTTCAGAAGGAGGTATCCCCTTTGGGTGGGTGCATCCCATGGCTCATGGACTGGAGAATTAG